One window of Flexistipes sp. genomic DNA carries:
- a CDS encoding ABC transporter ATP-binding protein: MLSVKNLNAGYGDVQVLWDLSFSIDEPKILAIVGSNGAGKTTLLRTISGVIKPKSGEIQFKGERIDGCSSHHIVQKGIIHVPEGRRLFPELTVDENLLMGAYARRKGKNLQKSLDEIYELFPRLAERKKQKAGSLSGGEQQMAAIARGLMGDPEILLIDEMSLGLAPLIVDNLVDVVSMIYERGATVMLIEQDVQLALENSHYTYIMDTGRIVKEGESKELLDDPEIKDIYLGVQ, encoded by the coding sequence ATGTTATCAGTTAAAAATCTAAATGCCGGTTATGGAGACGTGCAGGTCTTGTGGGATTTGAGTTTTTCCATTGACGAACCCAAAATTCTTGCAATTGTCGGATCAAATGGCGCCGGTAAAACAACGCTTTTGAGGACGATTTCCGGAGTAATAAAGCCGAAAAGTGGTGAAATACAATTCAAAGGCGAACGCATAGATGGCTGTTCTTCTCATCATATTGTTCAGAAAGGTATTATTCACGTGCCGGAAGGCAGGCGTTTGTTTCCTGAATTAACCGTTGATGAAAATCTTTTAATGGGGGCATACGCCAGAAGAAAGGGAAAAAATTTGCAGAAAAGTTTGGATGAAATTTACGAACTTTTCCCCCGTTTGGCTGAGCGTAAAAAACAAAAAGCCGGAAGTCTTTCCGGCGGTGAGCAGCAGATGGCAGCCATTGCCAGAGGGCTGATGGGCGATCCGGAAATACTTCTTATCGATGAAATGTCTCTGGGGCTGGCTCCTCTTATTGTTGACAATCTCGTTGACGTTGTCAGTATGATTTATGAAAGGGGGGCTACTGTTATGCTTATTGAGCAGGATGTGCAATTGGCATTGGAAAATTCCCATTATACCTATATAATGGATACAGGACGTATTGTAAAAGAAGGGGAGTCTAAGGAGCTGCTTGATGACCCTGAAATTAAAGATATTTATTTGGGTGTTCAATAA
- a CDS encoding CBS and ACT domain-containing protein: MFLKDWMSSPAVTVNKDEFLPKVIELMKENDIRHVPVMDGDKLVGIISDRNIKDYLPSSSTTLDVFEIHYLIGKVKASKIMKKNVITAEPYTPIEDAAKLLYDNKISALPIIDDGLLVGIVTDRDVYRALISITGVESKEAGYRVYCEIEDRPGTIREVADIIRSYGFGIESILSSHTLTESGKRKVVIRTRGKGDFEKMEDAVKKEHPDAIIA; encoded by the coding sequence ATGTTTTTAAAAGACTGGATGTCATCCCCTGCTGTTACTGTTAATAAAGATGAATTCCTTCCCAAAGTGATAGAACTTATGAAGGAGAATGATATAAGGCATGTGCCTGTAATGGATGGAGACAAGCTTGTTGGAATAATTTCCGACAGGAATATAAAGGACTATCTACCTTCAAGCTCTACTACACTGGATGTTTTTGAAATTCATTATCTGATAGGCAAAGTTAAAGCCTCAAAGATAATGAAGAAAAACGTTATTACAGCTGAACCTTACACACCTATTGAGGATGCTGCAAAGCTTTTGTATGACAATAAAATAAGTGCCTTGCCCATTATAGATGACGGACTGCTTGTGGGTATTGTTACCGACAGGGATGTTTACAGGGCATTAATCAGTATTACCGGTGTGGAATCTAAAGAAGCCGGTTATAGAGTGTACTGTGAGATTGAAGACAGGCCGGGTACTATAAGAGAAGTTGCCGATATTATAAGATCATACGGTTTTGGTATCGAAAGTATCCTTTCATCGCATACCCTTACAGAAAGCGGGAAAAGAAAAGTTGTAATCAGAACAAGAGGCAAGGGGGATTTTGAAAAGATGGAGGATGCCGTCAAAAAAGAGCACCCGGATGCTATTATTGCTTAA